The window AGGTAGGCCCGGGCAACCAGCTCAAGGATATCGTTGGAGCCATTGCCCAGCGTGACCTGATCGGCCTGCACACCACAGCGTTCGGACAAGCGTTTTTTCAGCTCGAACCCGTTGCCATCCGGATAACGGGTCAGTTCACCCAACTCATCGCGGATGGCCTGCAGCGCCTTGGGACTGGCCCCCAGAGGGTTTTCGTTGCTCGCCAGCTTAATGATCTTTGCCGGATCTATGCCCAACTCGCGCGCCAGTTCATCCACAGGCTTGCCTGGGACGTACGGCGAAAGTTTTTGCACGCCCGGCAAAGCCAGAGCGAGGAAGTCGCCAGTCATGTGTCGCTCACCTCTTTTAGAGAACCGCTTTCGGGTAAGAACCCAGCACCTTGAGTGCCACGGCTTCCTGGCTGATTTTTTCCAGCACAGCCTTGACCAGCGGATCGCGGTGGTGCCCGACGAAATCGATAAAGAACACGTAGGTCCATTTGCCGCTGCGCGAAGGACGTGTCTCGATGCGCGTCAGGTCCAGCCCATTTTCATGGAAGGGCACCAGCAACTCATGCAGCGCCCCTGGCTTGTTGCTCATGGAGACAATGATCGAGGTCTTGTCGTCGCCCGTAGGCGGGACTTCCTGATTGCCGATGATCAGGAACCGCGTGGAGTTGTCCGGCCGGTCTTCGATTTTTTCCGCGATGCGCGTCAGGCCATAAAGGTTCGCGCTCATTTCCCCGGCAATTGCCGCGGAGTTCCACTCACCCTTGACCCGCTTGGCGGCTTCGGCGTTGCTGGCAACGGCGACGCGTTCGACATTCGGGTAATGGGCATCCAGCCACTTGCGGCACTGAGCCAGCGACTGGGCGTGGGAATAGATACGACTGATGCTGTCGGTCTTGGTGTTCTCGCCAATCAACAAGTGATGGTGGATACGCAACTCGACTTCGCCACAGATCACCATGTCGTGTTCGAGGAAGCTGTCCAGCGTGTGGTTGACCGCGCCTTCGGTGGAGTTTTCCACCGGCACGACGCCGAAATTCACGGCGCCAGCGGCGACTTCACGGAACACTTCGTCGATCGCGGCCATGGGCAGGCTGATCACGGCGTTACCGAAGTGCTTGATGGCAGCGGCCTGAGTGAAGGTGCCCTCAGGGCCCAGGTAGGCGACCTTGAGCGGTTGTTCCAGCGCCAGGCACGAGGACATGATTTCGCGAAACAGCCGCGCCATTTCTTCGTTGCTCAAGGGGCCGCGATTGCGCTCCATGACTCGTTTGAGCACCTGGGCTTCACGTTCGGGGCGATAGAACACCGGCACTTCGCCTTCGGCCAGGGTCGACATTTTGACCCGCGCCACTTCCTGCGCGCAGCGTGCGCGCTCGCTGATCAATTCCAGGACTTTTTCATCCAGGCTGTCGATGCGAACCCGCAGTGCCTTTAACTCTTGCTCGGACATTAGCCGTGTTCCTTCTCGAACTCTGCCATGTACGCCACCAGCGCGTTGACCGCGTTGATGTCGACGGCATTATAAATAGAGGCACGCATGCCACCGACCGAACGGTGACCTTTGAGATTAAGCAGCCCACGAGCGTCGGCACCGGCCAGGAACGGCTTGTCCAGACGATCATCAGCCAGACGGAACGGCACGTTCATCCACGACCGGTCAGTCTTGTTGATCGGGTTGCTGTACAAGCCGCTGGCGTCGATAAAGTCGTAAAGCGTGCGCTTTTTCACTTCATTGAGCTTGCCGATGGCTTCTACGCCGCCCTGCTCTTTCAGCCATTCGAACACCAGACCGGACAGATACCAGGCCAGGGTCGGTGGCGTGTTGTACATCGAGCCGTTATCGGCTGCGACCTTGTAATTGAGCATGGTCGGGCACAGCAAGCGCGCGCGACCCAGCAGGTCTTCGCGAATGATCACCACCACCACGCCGCTAGGGCCGATGTTTTTCTGCGCGCCGGCGTAGATCATGCCGAAGCGCGAGACATCCACCGGACGCGACAGAATGTCCGAAGACATGTCAGCTACCAACGGAACGTCGCCGGTTTGCGGAATCCAGTCGAATTCCAGGCCGCCGATGGTCTCGTTAGGCGCGTAGTGAACATAGGCAGCATCCTTGGTCAGCTTCCATTCGTTCTGACCAGGGATGGCGAAATAATCGTAAGGCTTGGCGGTTGCAGCCACATTGACGTGACCGTAGCGCGACGCTTCTTCAATGGCTTTCTGCGACCAGATACCGGTATCGATGTAATCGGCGGTGGCGTCTTCGGGCAGCAGGTTCAGGGGGATCTGGGCAAATTGCTGGCTCGCGCCGCCTTGCAGGAACAACACTTTATAGTTCGAGGGGATGCTCAGCAGGTCACGCAGATCCTGCTCCGCCTTGTTCGCGATGGAGGTGAATTCATCACTGCGATGACTCATTTCCATGACAGACAGGCCTTTGCCATGCCAGTCCAGAAGTTCTGCCTGGGCACGCAGCAGAACAGCTTCAGGAAGCGCAGCAGGACCTGCGCAGAAGTTAAAGGCTCGCTTGCTCATATCCACTCTCACTACGCTCTGATTTTCTCAGGCTTGGGTCATCTGGAGTACGAAGCGTCGAAGGCCGCGAAGCGGTGGAAACCGTTCGCAGCCTTCGGCGACTTCTGTCAATCAACACACAACCAACTTATATAACGATGCTCTCTGCTACGGACACTGTGGGAGCGAGCTTGCTCGCGAAGAGGCAATTACATCCGCCGACTATTCATCGACTTATGCATCGCCTTCGCAAGCAAGCTTGCTCCCACGGGGGCAATGTGTGCCCCCGATGTCGCCAGGATCAGTCCTGCGATTCTTCTTCATCCGAAGCAGCGTCGGCTTGCAGCTCGTCGATGGAGACATCTTCGTCAGCGATGACCGAGGCCGCGCCTTCGAGCACTTCACCGTCTTCACCCAAAAGCTCTTCGCCTTCCACTTCCGAAGGCTCCTGAACACGCTCCAGGCCGACCAGCTTCTCGTCGCTGGCCAGTTTGATCAGGGTCACGCCCTGAGTGTTACGGCCCAGGCTGGAGACTTCGTCGACACGGGTACGCACCAGGGTGCCCTGATCAGAAATCAACATGATTTCCTCGCCGTCGAGCACTTGAACTGCACCGACCAGACGGCCGTTACGGTCGTTGCTGACCATGGCGATAACGCCCTGGCCGCCACGTTTGTATTCAGGGAACTCGGAGATCGCCGTCCGCTTGCCATAGCCGCGCTCGGAAGCGGTAAGGATCTGGCTGCCTTCTTCAGGAATCAGCATGGAAATCAGCTTCTGGCCTTCCGGCAGACGCATGCCCCGAACACCGCGAGCCGTACGGCCCATGGCGCGAACGTCGGACTCCTTGAAGCGCGTGACCTTGCCGCCGTCGGAGAACAGCATGATTTCCTGCTCGCCATCGGTGATGGCGGCGGAGATCAAGATGTCGCCTTCGTCCAGCTCAAGAGCGATCAGACCTACGCTGCGCTGACGGCTGAACGCCACCAACGGGGTCTTCTTGACGGTACCGTTGGCGGTGGACATGAAGATGAACGGAGCCTTCTTCTTGTCTGCAGCCTTGATACGCGCCTTGCGCTCTTCTTCGGTTTCGTTTGTGTTCTCGTCATCGATTTCGCCTTCGATGACGTCGCCTTCTTCCTCGTCAGCCCGCTTGCGCATGGCTTCCAGGTCCACCGGCAACATGGTGGTGATGTATTCGCCTTCGCTCAACGGCAGCAGGTTGACCAGCGGACGACCACGGGCAGCGCGGGACGCTTCCGGGATTTCGTAGGTCTTGAGCCAGTAAACCTTGCCCTTGCTGGAGAACATCAACAGCGTGGTGTGGCTGTTGGCAACCAGCAGGTGAGCGATGTAGTCCTCATCCTTGACGCCAGTGGCCGACTTGCCTTTACCGCCGCGACGCTGTGCCTGATAGACCGCCAATGGCTGAGTCTTGGCATAGCCGCCGTGGGAAATCGTGACCACGCGCTCTTCCTCGGTGATCAGGTCACCCAGGGTGAGGTCCAGACGCGCATCGAGAATCTCGGTGCGGCGCTTGTCGCCGTATTCGACACGGATCAGTTCCAGCTCTTCGCGAATCACTTCCATCAGGCGCGTAGCGCTGTTGAGGATGCGCAGCAACTCGCCGATCTGGGAGAGGATTTCCTGATACTCGGTGAGCAGCTTTTCGTGCTCGAGACCGGTCAGGCGGTGCAGACGCAGTTCAAGAATGGCCTGAGCCTGTTCCGGCGAAAGGAAATACTTGCCGTCACGCAGACCATACTGAGGATCAAGGTTTTCCGGACGGCATGAATCCGCACCGGCGCGCTCGACCATTTCCACAACTGCGCTGGATTCCCAAGGAGTCGAAATCAACCCGACCTTGGCTTCAGCAGGGGTTGGCGAGGCTTTGATCAGGGCGATAACGGGGTCGATGTTCGACAGGGCAACGGCCTGGCCTTCAAGCAAATGACCACGTTCACGGGCTTTGCGCAGTTCGAAAACGGTACGACGGGTGACGACTTCGCGACGGTGACGAACGAACGCTTCAAGCAGATCCTTGAGGTTAAGGATGCGCGGGCGACCGTCGATCAAGGCAACGATGTTGATACCGAAAACCGCTTGCAGCTGAGTCTGGGCGTAAAGGTTGTTGAGGATAACCTCAGGCACTTCGCCACGGCGCAGCTCGATCACGACGCGCATACCGTCTTTGTCAGACTCGTCGCGCAGTTCAGTGATGCCTTCCAGCTTTTTCTCTTTGACCAGCTCGGCGATCTTCTCGATCAGACGCGCCTTGTTCAGCTGGTACGGCAGCTCGGTGATAACGATCTGCTGACGGCCACCGACCTTGTCGATGTCTTCAACGATCGAGCGGGCGCGCATGTAAATGCGCCCGCGACCGGTGCGGTAGGCTTCGACGATACCGGCGCGACCGTTGATGATCGCCGCTGTCGGGAAGTCAGGGCCCGGAATGAACTGCATCAGTTCATCGATGCTGATTTCCGGGTTGTCGATCAGCGCCAGGCAACCGTCGATGACTTCACCGAGGTTGTGCGGCGGAATGTTGGTCGCCATGCCCACGGCGATACCGCTTGAGCCGTTGACCAGCAGGTTGGGAATACGGGTCGGCATGACCGCGGGGATCATTTCCGTGCCGTCGTAGTTCGGCACCCAGTCCACGGTCTCTTTATGCAGGTCAGCCAGCAGCTCATGCGCCAGCTTGGTCATGCGCACTTCGGTGTATCGCATGGCCGCAGCGTTGTCGCCGTCGACCGAACCGAAGTTGCCCTGACCATCTACCAGCAGATAACGCAGCGAGAACGGCTGCGCCATACGAACGATGGTGTCGTAAACGGCAGTATCGCCGTGGGGGTGATACTTACCGATAACGTCACCGACCACACGGGCGGATTTCTTGTACGGCTTGTTCCAGTCGTTACCCAGTTCGCTCATCGCGAACAGTACACGCCGGTGCACGGGCTTCAAGCCATCGCGTGCATCGGGCAGTGCCCGCCCGACGATTACGCTCATTGCGTAGTCGAGGTAGGACTGCTTCAGCTCGTCTTCGATATTGACCGGGAGGATTTCTTTGGCCAGTTCGCCCATGAGAAGCTCGATTCCTTTTTCTGGTGAAACCT of the Paucimonas lemoignei genome contains:
- the pheA gene encoding chorismate mutase gives rise to the protein MSEQELKALRVRIDSLDEKVLELISERARCAQEVARVKMSTLAEGEVPVFYRPEREAQVLKRVMERNRGPLSNEEMARLFREIMSSCLALEQPLKVAYLGPEGTFTQAAAIKHFGNAVISLPMAAIDEVFREVAAGAVNFGVVPVENSTEGAVNHTLDSFLEHDMVICGEVELRIHHHLLIGENTKTDSISRIYSHAQSLAQCRKWLDAHYPNVERVAVASNAEAAKRVKGEWNSAAIAGEMSANLYGLTRIAEKIEDRPDNSTRFLIIGNQEVPPTGDDKTSIIVSMSNKPGALHELLVPFHENGLDLTRIETRPSRSGKWTYVFFIDFVGHHRDPLVKAVLEKISQEAVALKVLGSYPKAVL
- the serC gene encoding phosphoserine aminotransferase, with product MSKRAFNFCAGPAALPEAVLLRAQAELLDWHGKGLSVMEMSHRSDEFTSIANKAEQDLRDLLSIPSNYKVLFLQGGASQQFAQIPLNLLPEDATADYIDTGIWSQKAIEEASRYGHVNVAATAKPYDYFAIPGQNEWKLTKDAAYVHYAPNETIGGLEFDWIPQTGDVPLVADMSSDILSRPVDVSRFGMIYAGAQKNIGPSGVVVVIIREDLLGRARLLCPTMLNYKVAADNGSMYNTPPTLAWYLSGLVFEWLKEQGGVEAIGKLNEVKKRTLYDFIDASGLYSNPINKTDRSWMNVPFRLADDRLDKPFLAGADARGLLNLKGHRSVGGMRASIYNAVDINAVNALVAYMAEFEKEHG
- the gyrA gene encoding DNA gyrase subunit A, with the translated sequence MGELAKEILPVNIEDELKQSYLDYAMSVIVGRALPDARDGLKPVHRRVLFAMSELGNDWNKPYKKSARVVGDVIGKYHPHGDTAVYDTIVRMAQPFSLRYLLVDGQGNFGSVDGDNAAAMRYTEVRMTKLAHELLADLHKETVDWVPNYDGTEMIPAVMPTRIPNLLVNGSSGIAVGMATNIPPHNLGEVIDGCLALIDNPEISIDELMQFIPGPDFPTAAIINGRAGIVEAYRTGRGRIYMRARSIVEDIDKVGGRQQIVITELPYQLNKARLIEKIAELVKEKKLEGITELRDESDKDGMRVVIELRRGEVPEVILNNLYAQTQLQAVFGINIVALIDGRPRILNLKDLLEAFVRHRREVVTRRTVFELRKARERGHLLEGQAVALSNIDPVIALIKASPTPAEAKVGLISTPWESSAVVEMVERAGADSCRPENLDPQYGLRDGKYFLSPEQAQAILELRLHRLTGLEHEKLLTEYQEILSQIGELLRILNSATRLMEVIREELELIRVEYGDKRRTEILDARLDLTLGDLITEEERVVTISHGGYAKTQPLAVYQAQRRGGKGKSATGVKDEDYIAHLLVANSHTTLLMFSSKGKVYWLKTYEIPEASRAARGRPLVNLLPLSEGEYITTMLPVDLEAMRKRADEEEGDVIEGEIDDENTNETEEERKARIKAADKKKAPFIFMSTANGTVKKTPLVAFSRQRSVGLIALELDEGDILISAAITDGEQEIMLFSDGGKVTRFKESDVRAMGRTARGVRGMRLPEGQKLISMLIPEEGSQILTASERGYGKRTAISEFPEYKRGGQGVIAMVSNDRNGRLVGAVQVLDGEEIMLISDQGTLVRTRVDEVSSLGRNTQGVTLIKLASDEKLVGLERVQEPSEVEGEELLGEDGEVLEGAASVIADEDVSIDELQADAASDEEESQD